TACGGACATGTAGCTTTGATCCGGCAGTTGCTGTAGAAATTTTGCATCTAGCCTCCTTCACCTCTCTTTTCCAGTAAGGAtgttgctttttatttttatttagcttATGAAAGTTTCATTTTTCTACCTTTAAGACTCGGTTCCTGCAGGCTGTTGTGCATAGAATAGAACCCTCTTGCAAGCATAGGAGGGGCTGTTTTATACATGAACTTTGCATAACGTTACTCGAATTTCCTTTGTTTAAGTCAGGTGAAAATTTGTTCCATGTTACTGAATAAGTTTGTGAACGCTTTTCTATCAACCCAGGTTTCATCCTCTTGCATTCTGGTAGAACTTTGTACATGCTGACCATGTTTCATCTTTATGGTTGCATTTTCATTGCTCTAGGCCTAAACAATGTtggtaaaaaaagaagaaaaaaaggaaaaataaataaaaatgaagaagaacaaTCTGACTTTGCAATTTGATGAATAGTTCATAATCaggaaaatatttcaaaatggaGTTAGGCCCAGCATTAAGGAAGTGCAATGTTGTTATGTTTGTGACCTTCCTTCTGTTACAGACTGCATGCATTTGAGAAACAGTGGGGATGGCACCAGGGATTGAGCCAGACATCATGTAAAAGACAAACTATTattgaaaccaaaaaaaaaaaaaaaagagagagagaaacaagCCATGACCACCTCAGCTCCCCCACTGTCAATCCGTGAGAATCACACATTGCCACCAACCTTAATTTACAACATTTGACGGTCTTGGAACTGTGCAAGGGTTTCAAAAACAGCAGAACCACCTCTtctgcattaaaaaaaaaaatggagaggaaACATAAGAAGTTTTAGAGGGAATTCTGTAGTGGAGTATATATACTTTGATGATACGAGTATGAGTATATTGAATACCAATGGGGTATCAGGAAAATTTGGGTCTTGCTTGTGATTATCGATGTTTTGTGCCCCGCCGCCCCCAGCAGGAGCCCCATTGGTTTTCTTCTCATCTCTAGCTTTGCTAAATATGACTGTAAATCCTTCCGCAGAGGCAGGATTGTTCACATCCCACTCCCCAAATTTGGGCAAAGGCCGACCCTTGTCCTGCTGTCAATCCAAAAGCTCTCACACAATCACAATCACAATCAGCAGTGTCGATTTGATTACAACCACAAAATTAGCTAATTAAATTTCTCTCAAACATCAACAAACAACACTTGAGTTGGGTGAAGGAAGAAGGCAATCAACACGTAGatcattctttttctcttctggAAATGATCCGAAATGCCAAACTAATTTTGTATAGAAaagtttgaatatttgattGCTATCTAAAATCAATTGGCACGAAAGAAAAATGATCGGTGTAAGCAAATTTCCATCTACTACAATGGTTTTTATCTATAAAAGATTCTACAAAGGAATTAGCCAAGTATTGAAACATAGATTGGGAATCTTACCGACGCCATCAAAGAAAGATCGCAGCAGctttgtacaagggaaatgggAGAGGGAGATTGAGAATGAGAGAAGAAAGAGGGAGAAAGAGAGACAATGCGGGCGGAGGAGAGacaaaatgagaaaacaagGGGGGGGAAAAGAACGAGTCTTAAGgcataacaaaagaaaatagttgTTAGCATTCTACGAGGCATGCACGTCCTTCCGTATCTTCCAACAATTTTTCAAACTAATCCACCAAAATGatagatatattattattattattaagagaataaaaaatatttttttgtaataaaattgcACATCGTAAAGTTAATTTCATCGTCACGATTTGAAATATCAGTAAACATGATAATTAATGATGATCACACCTTTATATTTCTATGATATTTTGATCAAATATTCCGATTTTTCAAACCCAATGAGAATAAGACGGAGTATCCGGTTTCTCCGTTTAGGGTCCAGGGTGGTCTGCATGCACCCTATTGCATGTAAGGTTTTCTAGAAGCGTCTTGTTGACAGCGAAAAGGACCTTCGACGGCCGTGATCAAACGAGTGCCCCACGACCGAGCCACGATAGAAAGCTTATTAGCGGTCATAAAGCACGCCACATCAGTAGggagtcaaattttcaaactatcTTGCGGCACGAAACGAAAGCCGACAAAAATAAATCACAGCCTCTCTTTGCCCCCTGTAATCCCCAAACTAACCCCCTACCTCACTTCAATAAATAAACCCCATTTCTAAATGTACGAGGCATTTTGGTCATTTGATTATCAGAAGGCCCAGACGACACAAGCCAATAACACGACGCCACGTCATCAGGTCGTGTGCTCATATTCGCactcttctcttcctttctccATTCATCGTTTCTCTCTGAGCTTCATCCATGGCGACTGGTCTGTTACGCCGAGGCATGTCTAGGGTTCCAGGGCAAGCGGCGAAGCTTCTCCGATCACGAGCCCACGCAACCGGAGCTCAGTCCAGCGAGGTGAATTCAGAAGTCGCCAAAACTCTGAAGACCTTCTCAATCTACCGATGGAACCCCGATAACCCTTCCAAACCTGAGCTTCAAAACTACCAGATCAATCTCAAGGACTGCGGTCCCATGGTTCTCGACGCCCTAATCAAGATCAAGAACGAAATGGATCCGACACTCACTTTCCGCCGATCGTGCCGGGAGGGCATTTGCGGGTCGTGCGCGATGAATATCGACGGTTGCAACGGCCTGGCCTGTCTCACGAAGATCCCCTCTGGCGAGTCGTCTACGGTCACGCCGTTGCCGCATATGTTCGTGATAAAAGATCTGGTGGTGGACATGACAAATTTCTATAACCAGTACAAGAGCATAGAGCCGTGGTTGAAGAGGAAGACCCCACCACCGACGCCGGGGAAGGAGATTCCCCAGAGCAAGAAGGATCGGGCCAAGCTTGACGGGATGTACGAGTGCATTCTATGCGCTTGCTGTAGCACATCCTGCCCCAGCTACTGGTGGAACCCCGAGTCATATCTGGGTCCGGCTGCTCTGCTCCACGCTCAtaggtaaatattttttttccttctattttttttaatcttattaggattttgtttttcaatgtCCAAAATGGGTTGCAATAATCCAATTAattggtttattatttttagggTTATGAATTTGTAgtttttgttcatttgtttgtcTTAGGGTTTTTGGTTTCCTCATTTCTAAATCAGGGCACGATTTATGGGGGGTTTTGTTTTTCAATGTTCAGAATGGGTTGCAACAATccaattaattgattttttatgtttgggttTATGAATTTGTATAATCTGTTGCTTtgtttattttatggtttttggtTTCCTCATTTCAAAAGCAGGgcataatttatttgttatccGTTGGATATTCATTACTAGTATGTGTTGAAGGATTTGATCTTTATGCCTTGTTTGAGTGCTCTGCTTGGATAAATGGATTCTGGATTTAATGAGTTAATGTAAGTTACTTAGGATGTGTAGTTCATAGTCACTCTATAAAAAGCATTTATTCTCTATTAGAAGATAAAAGTCAGGGTCAGTGTTTTGAAAGGCTATTGAGGCTTATGCCTCAGGGTGGGGCTCTACAAATTAGCCTTGAGGCTTAAGTCTCATCCTATCCAAGCATATAGCTGTGAGGCTATAGCCTCCAGGTTGTTGAGGTCTAAGCCTCAAATATCCAAGGATTTTTTGCCTTTATGGGattttggtaaatattttgtaagagaCTTAAAATCTCAATATTGAGTGAATTTTAATGGATTTTATCATCTAAGTTTTTGTGGACTTTTGATATAGATTTCATGAGTTTTGTATTGGGTTCCTACTTGGTTAaaccttttacaaaataaggCATAGTTGACTTCCAATTAACCTTTTTAAatggaagggaaaaagaaatattgaGAAGAATAAGGGAATTGGTGTCTATCTTGGGTGATCTCATGTAAAATCTCATTAttgatagataaataaaaaaggataccACTACAATTGGTAGATAAAAAAGAAGGATGGATGGATGGATCTTAATACCAATGGgcaatattatataaaaattggaTATGATTCTAGACAAGGCAGTTAAGAAATAGTGTATGTGATACTGAAGTTTGGATGGATGACTGCCAAAGCAAAGAAATAATAAGATAAGGTCAGTTAAGAAGGTAGAGGTGGCATTACATTAGGACAAGTTGAGAGAAAGGTCCCCAAGGTGTTTTGAACATATGCAAGGAATACCATTGGATTACATCAGGAGGGGAGGTTGTTGAAAGCAGCACAGGGGAGAGGAAGCTAAAAACAAATTTGGGTTGAGGCAAAGTGAAGAGAGGTGGCAACTTATCATTTAATAGACTATATGACCTACAAAGAGCTGAATGGTGAAAAAAGGACTATGTTTGCTGACTTAGTTGGGTTTTAGTCTTTCTTTAGTGGAGTGAAGTGGATCATGTGCTACGCTTGATTGTATTGCTGTATAAATTAGTGGCTAATTACTACTAAGACTTTTGCCTGCATATGAAGACATCCAAGTGAATTTATTGCATTAACCTTAGTTTAGTCTACAACCCACTTTTAAAAGATGAAGTCACAAGAGATGGCTATGGATTTTTAGAATAGGTCTGAATTTGTCTAAAATCTGGGTAGAAATGGCTATGGATTTCAGAtaatagttaaaaaatttaactttttatattgggacaaaatatctaaaaataatctaACTAACAAACTGTATTATTAAAACATTTGAAGTCTATTAGAACTTCACAAAAGAggggggaaaagaaaagaaaggaaaaggccTTACACTAGCTCTATAAAGATGCCTGGGTACCATATTTTTGAGAGGGGCTGGATGGTAGGGGCCACTAGAATCGGTGATGGTGGTGCTGTTGTAGTTTGATAATGACAAAGATCTAGGGTCTCCTATCCATTTCTAGCTAAGGAGGTGTGGGTTCTTAAGCACCATATAAGGTCAGGCTTTTTCTCAGGTGGTGCTTTGGGGAAAATTTTTGTTGCCAATCAGCTTATATGACAAGGTTTGGACCTTTGTCAGGGTGTTGTGTATGTAAACAAAGGAGGAGATGGTGAACctattcttcttcattgtggCACTCATTTTGTGGTTTTCTAATTCTCTTGTTTAGGGTGTTTTGGATGTTACCTCATTTGGTGAAGGATATGTTGTATTGTCAGCATGTTAACTTGGTGGAGAGAGTAGAGGTTTGTGCTTCTTTGTTAGTGTTATTGCCTTAAGAAAGAGTTTAATCtgaggattttgatggattAAAACTAGATTGGCATTGATAGACCTTCTAATCAAATCCTCATTCACACTTCCAGAGAGAGTAGAGGATTGTGCTTCTTTGTTAGTGTTATTGCCTTAAGAAAGAGTTTaatatgaggattttgatggattAGAACTAGATTGGCATTGATAGACCTTCTAATCAAATCCTCATTCACACTCCAGAATCACTGCAGAGATTTGAGTTTTATCCTATTTTAGATTTCATCAATGGCTGGAAGAGGGTTAGGCTTTTTCTAtgcattttgttttctctttggTGTAATTCTCCTGTGGTGTGCCTTCATGCTCTCTATTTACCATTGTTACACCCCTTATAGTGTTGGCATGCttcttaatatttcttttattcgtctgtcaaaaataaattagtaatatTAATAGCCTTTGCTATGATTTTGCTTAATTCTGCAAAGCAAACATTTCTAttgttttctctctttggtgGCTATCAGTAAACCTTGAGTGTGTCTTTCTTTTATTGATGTGCAGATGGATTAGTGATAGCCGTGACGAATACACCAAGGAGAGGCTTGATGCAGTATGTGATGAATTCAAGCTTTACCGCTGTCATACGATATTGAACTGTGCCCGTGCCTGCCCAAAGGGATTGAATCCTGGAAAGCAGATTGCAACAATTAAGCAGCGACACATTGCAGATGCCATTTAAATTTATTGACCTGTTGAAGCATGGTGTCATTTGACTGCTTAGTCTGGGCAATTTTTTTCATCGAGTGACAATTTTTATTTCCAAGTTACTAATATTAGCTCTGGTTGCATTTTCAGTCCTTAATATCCTCTGTGAACAGGAATTTGGATGTTCTGTTTTCAATAAATGTTCATAAAACTGCAGAGTTATCCTGCATTGGGCTGTTATTTTCCTTGTTGAGCCTGCTGTTAAACTAGTTGGGCAATAAATGTATAGTGATTCTGAGCTCCTATTCCTATGAATGATCTTCCTAACATGCTCTCTCCCGGCCTGCATTCCACTCTATCTCCCTTTACTGGCCTTTTTAGGGTTTAACACCCTTGTAGAGGTCATCAATTCAATCCACTTTAGCTTAATTAACTAGATAGAAATTGACCGGGAGATGTATGATTGTCCCATTCATATTAGCTACTGAGAATGGTCCACCAATATGGCTGGTTGGTTATGACCATCCAGCAGCGAATACATGCTAGGCTCATCCCTAAGAACTGGTTGTCAAGATGCGTTTTTGGACATTGGAAATGATACTGGTTTATAATGATAAACAAAAGAGTGTTACCCGCTACCGTCATATGGTTATTATGATTCCTTTTTATTCCCACTTAAACGACACACACTATACAGGCCTATAGCAACATAATCCTTACATATGGTTTGCAATCTTATATAAAAGAggtaattaaatgttttttgagCCAGATCAAAATGCGTTAGGTTCTCTGATCTCCTAAACTCTACCTGCAGTTGATCCTATATAAACAGGTGGAAAGAGGAAATTTTACCTACTGAACAGCTAATCCACCATCAAACACATTGATATGCTGAAGTTGTTGGCAGTATCTTGTCTTTTGGCTTGCAGCATTGCCTTTGCCCATGTTAGGATCAATGTAGTTGCTGCCAGCAGCCGCCTCCCATTTCTCATAAATCCTCAAGATCTAGTATCATCTCAGTATATTAAGGTAACAGGTGAGGAAACCAAACCCTGGATGGTTAGTTTACTCATATTCTTGTAAGGCTAAATTCCctcaaatttggaaaaattgcTGAGATTTTGGACTTCTCTTTTCTCTAGGATGCCACAATAACTGTGATATTGCTTGCTGTTACTGCGATATAAAGAAACAGCCACCACTTTGTGTGCAGTGCTGTGAAGAAGCACCTTGACTGGCAGGTACTCTTGGTTGTGGGCTTCTTGGGTTGATTTTGCAGCGAGTCCTTGCGCATCCATCtcattattttcacttttcactTCATCCTATCAACTAGAAATGGGAAGCTACAGTAACAGGCATTTTAGACAGGCCCAGAACCACCAACAATTGAGAGTGACGTATCCATCCAGAGTCCAGCAGCATTTCCCATTCATTTTCAGATTGTTTCTCCGCAGTTTTAGGCTCTTCTAAATTTGTTCACATCATGTTTTATCCCCGTGGTAGGAGATAGGAACTGAAATAAATATTTCAGTGAATCAATATGAATAAAAGACAAGCATTTCAAAGCAGAGTAAGAGTGGCTATTACAAAGTGAAATGGCAAATTTCTCCAATATCTTGGACAATAATTGCACCATGAAATCTCTCTATCATCTAGgccaaacaaaattttagtgAATCCAGATTTCAAGGTGATTATTTGATTATCATCTTGTCAACTGCAATATATTATCACTCCTTAGCATCAAATGCAAAAGGGTTTTACAAACCCACAGCAGCTAAATGCAAAACCTAGCCGAAAAGCTAGCTCTCAGAATCGTACTTCAAAACAGACTGAAAAACATACAGGGGAAGTCAGTATCTCCTGGAAAGTCCAAGGAATGCAGCAGCAGATGAAATTTGTACTTTGAGATCAGCAATGTCAACATCATGACCACCTTCGACCAGACCCCACTTGTCCACCTGCATGTTAGTAAAGGACTATACCTTGTAAGAACAGGTTAAGGCTATTGGAGTTACTTGAGTATGTCACTCCATGCAGGAGACGTGTGTGCATGTGTTCAAGCCCAGGGTATGAGAGGGAAAGGGAGTAggagggaaaaagaaagaaaaaagaaacctgCAAATCTTCTTCAAGTCTAATCAACTCAATGGCCTCCTCAATCTGCAATTTCCCACGAAATATTCCAATAGCAATGGTTAAAGAATGTGCCGCTGAAGCAATTGCATCTATGGCTGCCAATTCACAGTCATCTGTTTTCTTCAAAAGGTTTTCAATAGCATTTACAAGACCATCCTCCTGTTTACCACCAAAAAAACAAGAGTACACAATAGGCTTAAAGCCAAACTGTGATTCTACCCATTGCAGTAAAGGATCAATTTTCTCCACTTGCCGTTCTGCAAAATTTGAAGGCATTGTAGGAAAAGGATATTATACACCCCATTCAAATTCAAAACTAAACAAATCCATGTCTTTTCAGTGATCATATATAAAAGCTATATTTGCAGTAGATTAATACAAACCTTGCTATCATGAGCTAGAAAAACTTACACAActtgtaaaagagaagaaaaaataaaaaagaatcacCACCAAACAACCATGAGCAACAACCAAAGCTCCTTTGAGTGGAACTCAGATTTAAAGACCTGATTACTAAAGAATTTagcctcaaattcaatttttttgataacTGAAGAATCTTCTATGACCAAGCCCTTCGGACTCAGGGGACCCAAATTTTGAGGTGCTATCCATGCCCACCACAACCTGCACTAGGTGATTCCAAGGCATTCAACCAGCAGCAAGAATCGAACCCAGGACCAGTCGCCTCTACCACACATCTTGGCATTGGCCCTAACAACCTCAAATTCAACTATAGCATCGACAGGACACAAACCTCAAGCAAAGGACTCATTTAACCAATTTTCCTGGTAGTAAATCCAGTAAACACACAAGTTCAAGTATGGAAagcaataaaattgaaataataagaACAAATTCAACAACATGATGGTTAAGTTTCAAGAAGCACATTTTTCAAAGTACACAAAAGTCAAAACTCGGGAAAGCCTTAAACCAAGAACTCCAGGTGAGTGATGCCAATCCTTTTTTGGCCATCTGGCTCTATCAACTCGCCCTTATCTTCCAAATGCCGAGGGAAATTATATGATGTTAAAGTTAATACTAAGAACATCATATTGCACCACTTTTACGAAAGGGGGGAAAAGCCATTGTGCTTTAGGTAAGATCAGACAGCGACAATCTGACGGATAATAGAACAGAAAATTAGAGGCATAAATAAAGAACATACCAAGGACACCAATAGTGAGATCACTATCCCCAGGAGCGCGACAGAAAACTAAATCTTGATGAAACTTCTTCATCAAATATTCAATAATCTTCATCCGTGTGAGGGGAACCCTTTCAAGCGCAGTACACGCGAGTTTCATGAGAGGCATGGTAAAGGGTCTGATCCCATCTGTTTGCTAAAATAGTAAACATTTCATTAAAGGATTCCAAGTTGAGCTAATGTTAATCCAAAAATACCCAGAAAAACACCCAACTCAGATGAGATCAGAACCCATTAACAGATACAAGGAAATTCACAAGCAAAATCACAAACCAATTAatccaaacccaaacccaaaagTAAGCGAAAAAAATTCTAACGAAGCCACATAGAAAGGCACATGCCACATGGTAGAAAAAAAGCCCTAAATCAACGAAACACtacaattttttaagaaaccGAGCAAATTCAATGGCCAACAAAAATCCAATTTGGGTTGGTGAGAGAGGGTAAGCACCTGATATTCCCATTCAGCAGCTACAGCCTTAGCGAGAGAGAGCGTAGGGAGCTTGAGGGGCCTCTTGGAAGGAGTCTTGAGCGTTCTGTAATCAAGCATCACTGTCCAACCATTTCCATCATCAGCCTCTCTAGTACTCGCTTGCTTGTAGAACCTCTTACCCACGATTGATCCCGTCATGAACGACATCGGCATCGTCACCGACGTCGTTTCGCGTCGGGGATTCGAGCTTGGACCTTTGACATGTATACTATCATCCTTATCACTGTTCTTCTCGTTGAACGTAAAGGACGATGATGCACCCTCCGATTCATGGTTGCTGGCGGTGGCGACGGCGCTGAATCGGAGGGTCTGGGAGGAGAGTCCTCGGAGGATGAGAGGGTTTTTGATtgaatttagggttttcttCATCACTGCAGAAGCCATTGCTGAGAGTGAGAGAGCTCTGTACCAAGTTTGGACTTTTGATTTCTGTACAGGGCCCGTTCAGAACAGCTTCTGTCAGGTGTTATTTGGCCCACGGCCCATTTTCAATATATGACGATCCAAGTTGCTTTCGATTTCGTTTTGTTAAATTATTAGGGGCCAGGTTTTTTCGGTAATCGTCTCGCACTACCGCTtcgattatatataatattaaataaaaatttattttaattgatttttgtttgttttcaactttttttaatatatatatatagaatatcattttttattaaataaattataaatatgcataatatttatttagttataaattatatttcatttttaatacaattttatattttaacactaaagaaaattgaaaagaaattaaaaaaaaaataattgagataaGGTAAGATGGGTATGAGAATTTCCTATACCTATTctgcttaaat
Above is a genomic segment from Vitis riparia cultivar Riparia Gloire de Montpellier isolate 1030 chromosome 14, EGFV_Vit.rip_1.0, whole genome shotgun sequence containing:
- the LOC117930833 gene encoding protein NOI4-like, which produces MASQDKGRPLPKFGEWDVNNPASAEGFTVIFSKARDEKKTNGAPAGGGGAQNIDNHKQDPNFPDTPLKRWFCCF
- the LOC117930832 gene encoding succinate dehydrogenase [ubiquinone] iron-sulfur subunit 1, mitochondrial — protein: MATGLLRRGMSRVPGQAAKLLRSRAHATGAQSSEVNSEVAKTLKTFSIYRWNPDNPSKPELQNYQINLKDCGPMVLDALIKIKNEMDPTLTFRRSCREGICGSCAMNIDGCNGLACLTKIPSGESSTVTPLPHMFVIKDLVVDMTNFYNQYKSIEPWLKRKTPPPTPGKEIPQSKKDRAKLDGMYECILCACCSTSCPSYWWNPESYLGPAALLHAHRWISDSRDEYTKERLDAVCDEFKLYRCHTILNCARACPKGLNPGKQIATIKQRHIADAI
- the LOC117930831 gene encoding ATP synthase mitochondrial F1 complex assembly factor 2 codes for the protein MASAVMKKTLNSIKNPLILRGLSSQTLRFSAVATASNHESEGASSSFTFNEKNSDKDDSIHVKGPSSNPRRETTSVTMPMSFMTGSIVGKRFYKQASTREADDGNGWTVMLDYRTLKTPSKRPLKLPTLSLAKAVAAEWEYQQTDGIRPFTMPLMKLACTALERVPLTRMKIIEYLMKKFHQDLVFCRAPGDSDLTIGVLERQVEKIDPLLQWVESQFGFKPIVYSCFFGGKQEDGLVNAIENLLKKTDDCELAAIDAIASAAHSLTIAIGIFRGKLQIEEAIELIRLEEDLQVDKWGLVEGGHDVDIADLKVQISSAAAFLGLSRRY